The stretch of DNA CTTGCGCGTAATAACGCCCTGTATTTTTTGTAGAAAAGTCGCGGGGCCTTGGCGCGGTGCGCGTGATTCAAGACCTTCGAGCGGAAGGGCGTCGATATCGCGTTCGCCGACGAGCACTGGATGCCAACGCCGAAGAGCGAGAGCTTGATCGCGCACGAAAGTTTCCGAAAGAGGAAGAATTTCCGTGCGGTAGATGGCGACTGTGCGCATAAAAATTATCCGGCGGAAGAGAAACGATGTTCTGGAAAACGATCGGGCGTCAGAAGACGATCCACGATGTCGGACCAGCTAGGCGCATCGATGCTGATCGGGGTATCGTACGCGAGAGCGGACTTGATGGCGGCGCTGATAGAGTCTGCGTTTCCTGGGCGATACCCAAAGCGACCGACAGTATCGCCCAACGCAAAATCGGGACAGACGGCCGGGATGCCGAAAAGACCGAATTGTTTGAGTTTTAGCGAGGTATCGATCAGATATTTCGGCGTATCGGCGTCACGATAGGGGGCAACACCGAAAGCCGCGTGTTGCACGTAGGGAAGTGTTTCCGCAAACGGCATTTCAGCATGGACGATGATATTGGGGCGATCGTCTAACCCTTCGACGGCCTTGCCTGCGCCAATGATGTGAAAATCCACATCCGGAAAGAGCGGGGCAGCGATGTTGAAGAAGCTGGCATCGAACAGCATGGAGCCGACCGAGACGCATCCTTTCCGTGTGCCGTAAGGATTGGGATATGATTTCTCTGCAAGGCTTCGGTCGATCCCGTGGGGCGCGAAAACGGCACTGCGTCCATGGGGAAGGCCGTCAAGCAGGAAGCGGGACGGAAGACGCACGGTATCGATCTTGTCGAAATGCTTTACGAAATCACGTTTGACGGTTTCGGCTGCGCCGACGACGCTTAGATCGTCCGAAGCGAGATAGATGATTTTCGCATTTGGATTGAGGCGTCGAATGTCGGCGATGAAAATGGGAGACATGCCCGATTCGACGAAGATGAAGTCTGCCCAACGAACCCAACGGCGGAAAATACTCGGCATGGTAGCGCGATAAGCGCGGAATAGAAGGCGCTCAAACGGGAGAAGGGCTGCCTTGCGAAGCGTAAAGGGGTGCCAGGTCTTGTGGTAAAGATAGCATTGCACGCCATCGACGATTTCAGTGCGATTAGCCCGATCCTTCAGATCTGTCCGCGTATCGCCTCGATGTTCGGAAAGGCGACTAAAGCCGACAGAGAAAAATCGCGTAGCGCCGCGCTTCGCAAGTTCCTGCGTGATGAAATGAACGCTGGCTTTTCGGCGAGAACGGAAATCATGGACCGATATGACTAATGATCTAGGCATGAAACCGTATTTTCTCCTATCGGTTCAGCATAGTATTCCTTGAGAAACCACTATCCCGGACTTGGCTTGAGGTCGCAAGAGGCTATATTTTATAGGCGTCATGCAACTTCTTCTAAAAGCGAAATTTTCTTCCCTTACAGCATAGAGTTCTGGACGGCGGCTTTGAGAGCCGATTAACTAGGGGGAATTTCCATTTCCTTATCCTAATAAGTGGCGGGGCCGCAGACGTGTCCAACAGCATATCCAGCCAAGCCGGGTTTATCGCGGCGCCGGCTTCAACCACAGCCAGAGCGTCTGCATTGATGACGGCGGGAAGCTTGGGAAAATGGCTCGTCGTTTTTGGAACGACGTTCAACATTATTCTCTGCTTCTTTTCGACGCGTGGCTGGATTCACGTCAATAACGCCATGATTGCCGGCATCGAACTCGCGATTATGGGAATAGGGCTATACACGGTGCGCAATAATGTAACGTGGTCGGCCATCTCCATCATGGGGCTGATTTGCGCCTATCTGATAGGCGTAAAAATGATCAATCCAGGGGCAAGTCTAAAAATCATTCATGATATTGGGATTTGCTATATTTTTTATCAGCTTGGGCGAATGGGCAGTCAGCGATATGCAAATTCTGCGATGTGGCTGACTATGTGGGTCGTGCTGGCAATCGGTATGTTCGAATTGCTAGCGACAAATGCCTTCGGACAGATGTTTAATATCTGGCAATATTACGTTCAAAAAGGCGTCATTAGCGCCGGTACTATCAATTATGGAAATTCGACGTTCTTCCGAAGCGGCGATCGGGCCGGTTCCGCGACGCGTACTTTCTTTCCGGGGCTTCTAGGACCGCACCGCGTATCATCGGTCTTTCTTGAGCCGGTGTCGTTGGGAAATTACGCGGCGGTGGTCTTTGCCTATTGCGTGAGTGTTTCCAAGAACCGGCCAGGGCAGCGCCACATCTTGCTTTATGCCGCATCGTTGTTTTGTGTGGTCTTGGGTGATTCTCGCTTTGCTTTCGGATGCTGCGCATTAATGGCAATCATGCGGTTTATGCCGTTCCGCCGGAATGCGTGGCTTGCTTTCCTGCTGCCAGTGGGCATTGCAACAGCGCTGTTGGTGATCGGCTCCTTGAACGAACGCCCTGGAATCGAACCCGCCATTGTAACGGACGATCTGAAGGGGCGACTCCTCTTCTCCGCTCGTCTGCTCGATTATTGGAATTTGAGCCAATGGTTCGCGTTCGCGCCTTCGCAGGTTTATACGTCTGATACGGGATATGCTTATATCGTTAACGCTCTAGGGCTGCCTCTATCATTGATTCTGCTCGGAATCTTTGCGTTTCATCGTTGCGTGACGCCTGAGGCTGGCCTGATGAAAACCATGATTGCCGTCTACTTCGCTGCGTCGCTCTGCATTGGCGCGGGGGCGTTTACGATCAAAACGTCGGCTTTGCTTTGGCTTGCTTACGGTGCGTTGGATATTGCGCCGAAAGTAAGAAAAGCAGGCCGACCGTGGCGGAAGCCGGAAGATATGTCGTTTGCGACCAATAGAGGATAATTACCTTGCTGCGTAACAAACTCTCAAAATTCGCTCCTCCCCTTGGTGTCGCTTTGTTGACGCTTTTCCAGCATG from Kozakia baliensis encodes:
- a CDS encoding polysaccharide polymerase → MSNSISSQAGFIAAPASTTARASALMTAGSLGKWLVVFGTTFNIILCFFSTRGWIHVNNAMIAGIELAIMGIGLYTVRNNVTWSAISIMGLICAYLIGVKMINPGASLKIIHDIGICYIFYQLGRMGSQRYANSAMWLTMWVVLAIGMFELLATNAFGQMFNIWQYYVQKGVISAGTINYGNSTFFRSGDRAGSATRTFFPGLLGPHRVSSVFLEPVSLGNYAAVVFAYCVSVSKNRPGQRHILLYAASLFCVVLGDSRFAFGCCALMAIMRFMPFRRNAWLAFLLPVGIATALLVIGSLNERPGIEPAIVTDDLKGRLLFSARLLDYWNLSQWFAFAPSQVYTSDTGYAYIVNALGLPLSLILLGIFAFHRCVTPEAGLMKTMIAVYFAASLCIGAGAFTIKTSALLWLAYGALDIAPKVRKAGRPWRKPEDMSFATNRG
- a CDS encoding GumK N-terminal domain-containing glycosyltransferase gives rise to the protein MPRSLVISVHDFRSRRKASVHFITQELAKRGATRFFSVGFSRLSEHRGDTRTDLKDRANRTEIVDGVQCYLYHKTWHPFTLRKAALLPFERLLFRAYRATMPSIFRRWVRWADFIFVESGMSPIFIADIRRLNPNAKIIYLASDDLSVVGAAETVKRDFVKHFDKIDTVRLPSRFLLDGLPHGRSAVFAPHGIDRSLAEKSYPNPYGTRKGCVSVGSMLFDASFFNIAAPLFPDVDFHIIGAGKAVEGLDDRPNIIVHAEMPFAETLPYVQHAAFGVAPYRDADTPKYLIDTSLKLKQFGLFGIPAVCPDFALGDTVGRFGYRPGNADSISAAIKSALAYDTPISIDAPSWSDIVDRLLTPDRFPEHRFSSAG